From Impatiens glandulifera chromosome 7, dImpGla2.1, whole genome shotgun sequence:
TTTGGGACGATAAATGTGATTGCGTGATGTGAGCCTCTACATGAGACTCAATAGAGAGATCAGCAGCATTCTCATGTTCTTATAATTCAAGCATTGAACGAAGAGTATCAAAAGAGGGCAACGGGTTAAGATGACGAACTGACGTTCGAAAGGACTTATATTCCTCCGAGAGGCCTTTCAAAAGTTGTAGAGCCATTCGATTGTCAGAGACTTTATCTCCAACATTCCTCAAATTATCAGCTAGAGTTTTTAGCTTAGCGCAATAAGACTTAACACCATCAAAATGAGCAAGCTTGGTGTTTGTAAATTGCGCATCAAATTGCAAAGCTCTTGCAGATTTGTTGTTAAGAAAAAATTGCTGCAATCTGTTCCAAGCATCAACTGCCGAGTCATCAGGATCGAGGATGGAATTTAGGAGATCATTAGAAATGGTCCTGTAAATCCATTGACGAACAATGTCATCAAGTCTCTGTGTTAAAGCCTTTTCGGATTCCGTCGGAGCGGGAACCGCGACCGAAGGATTAACTGTTAGAGGTTGAATATGGTTGATCACCATATTAGCACGGCAATGAAGTTGAAAAAGGGTGGACCAGCTGTTGTATTGTTTTCCTTCATAATCAAGGGTGATAGGGATGCACGCCTTGATGTTGGAAACAATGGTGGCTGGATGAACCTTGTTTTCGGCCatagatgaagaagagagaatGAAAAGAAACGGAAGTTAGGTTTAGAGAAAAGAAGCGGAAGCTGGGTTTAGAaaagaatgaaaagagaacctagggctctgataccatgaaagAATAGGGAGAATCTTGTTTAATCTTCTTGCCCTTTACATAAGGGAAATctccaatatatatacattacaaaagattaataaggaaactaataatataataacgatattattttatatgcctaatataaaattattttcataatctattcacatatattattttatattcctaaTATAAAGATTAGTCTCATAATCTATCAGTAAACATTTATATGTAGGGAAAAAATGAAAAGGATGAATGGTTTACTATTCGAGAAGAGAACGAACAACTAAAAGTTGAGTGTCTCTCATTGAAAGAGTTGCTAAATAATTACAAGTGCAATGCATGTAAGGTTCTTCCTCCCATCGAACTGGAGCAACTTCGCAATAGACAACTTCAATCCGATACCTTGCAGTTGAGGCAACAGGTTGTGTTCAATTATTTACTTTCATTTATTAACTCATTCAATTCTCATATAACTATATTTTGTCCATTATTTGTTATAACTCAAATGTATTGGTTTATGTACATCCGGATCAGTACTATAATACCTATAATTCTCTTCAGGGCATGGGGATACCTGTCCAGATAAACCAAGACTTACTACCACCAAGGCTTGTTTCATCGTTGGATCAATCTAATGGAGTCTTACTAGGGAAATCTTCAATGGAACCAATCAATCCTAACGTTGCTAATGCTAATTCTATTGTTAATGAAAATGTCAATTTTCTGAATACAATTTTGAATCCAGAACATGATTTTGAGTTGTCGAACATGATGAAAACAATTGGGTTGGCTAGGGATGAGTTACTCAGCTTATTGAATGTAAACGAGCCATTTTGGCTAAAAGATGTGCCGGATGGAAGATATATTATTCACAGAGAGACATATAACGCAACATTTTTAATCGTCATCATAATGGACTGCGTACTCACTTTGAGTCTTCGAAAAATGAAGCAATATTGAGCATGGGTGCTTCGAAAGTGACTGAAATGCTAATGGATTCGGTCAGTcctatatatttatctcttttaaatcttataaaactcttaactatcttttttttttttacagaagATGAggacaaaatatatttttcctacCATCATAACAGACGGTTTCACAATCAAAGAATATGGAAATCAATCCACGAGAGGCCAAGTCGGGCCAATAAAATTGGTATAAATATTGGTTGTTGAGTAAAATTCGCaatattgaaaagaaaattgttaaaattgatGTGTTTTTTTGCATTCAGGTTTATGAGCAGATGCATATACTTGCCCCATTTGTTAGTCCAAGAGATTTTCGCTTTCTTCGTTTATGTGAAAAGGTAACTGATGGAATGTGGCTAATAGTGGAGGTCTCTCCTGactttaataatacaaattttcaaCTCAATTCCCCCGCTCGTGCATGGAGGCTTCCTTCTGGCTGTCTAATCAAGGATATCTCTCCTGGAGTCTCTCATGTAAGTACACTATTAAACaagattattggaaaatgaaatgGTTTCCATTTAATGTTGTAATTGGTAGGTGACATGGATGGAACATGTAGAAGTTGAAGACACGGCCCTAATTCCTATTCTCTATAAAGATGTATTCTTTCATGGATTGGCCTTCAATTCAGATAGATGGGTTCAAATACTGTCAAGGTGCTGCCATAGAACtgtttcttataataatatcgTGCAGAACCAATTTGATAGCCCCCTACAGAACATGGGAGGTGATATATtatctctattttttatttttattttcatttttagaaAGAAGATATAGTGAAATTAATATGTTTACatgatatatttgtaaatttagtACTGAAAGTCCTGACTCAAGAAGATAGGAAATGTATAATGAGCATAACCGACAAGATGATGAAGAGATTCTGCTCAAACATGAACATGAAAGACATACTTGAAATACTGCGATTCAAAGATAATGATATTTTTCTCTCTGTATGTCGAGATCAAGAAAACGCCAATCCATCTAATGGCCTGATCGTCAATGCTGCTACCTCTTTTTGGCTTGACGCTCCATATCAAATGATTATCgaattcttaaataatattaacttaagATCTCAGGTATTGTTCATCCATTGTGTTTTGTTTCTTGTTTGTAACACTTtgtaactaaaatttaaatttggttaTTATCATTAGTGGGATGTTGTTTGCTATGGAGGAATCGTGAAAGAGATTGCTTGCATTAAGTTTGGAAATCAACTAGATAATTCAATCTCTATTATCAAGGTAAATATGAGattattaactttatattttctttgaatGTGATATTTTTCgactaaatattatatttgcaGCCTCATATTGAATCTAGAAATAATCTTCTTGTGATCCAAGAGACTCTAGTGGATCCTCTTGGTGCAGTTATAGCTTATGCTCCCATCGATCAAGAAGATTTTATTGGAGAATTAAATCGTTCTTGGACGAAGACTGTGCTTGTATCTGGTTTCATTATTTCTAAAGATGGAAATCCTGAATGTATGCGGATGAATTTTGGAGGAGCTTCGACTTCTAGAAATGTTGCGCCAACTTCTCCCAATGGTTCGCTCGTTACTGTGGCTTTCCAAGTGATATATTCCAAGGACATCGAAATGGAATTCATTAACATTGTCAATTCAATTATTTCCACCACTGTTGATCGCATTAAGTTAGCCTTTAATTGTCATGATCCTTAATTTCGCCTGatctattttatattatgtttttgttgaacTTATACATTGAGATTATACATTGAGAACTTGagtatttaattttcatttttattaat
This genomic window contains:
- the LOC124909650 gene encoding homeobox-leucine zipper protein ROC8-like; amino-acid sequence: MGASKVTEMLMDSKMRTKYIFPTIITDGFTIKEYGNQSTRGQVGPIKLVYEQMHILAPFVSPRDFRFLRLCEKVTDGMWLIVEVSPDFNNTNFQLNSPARAWRLPSGCLIKDISPGVSHVTWMEHVEVEDTALIPILYKDVFFHGLAFNSDRWVQILSRCCHRTVSYNNIVQNQFDSPLQNMGVLKVLTQEDRKCIMSITDKMMKRFCSNMNMKDILEILRFKDNDIFLSVCRDQENANPSNGLIVNAATSFWLDAPYQMIIEFLNNINLRSQWDVVCYGGIVKEIACIKFGNQLDNSISIIKPHIESRNNLLVIQETLVDPLGAVIAYAPIDQEDFIGELNRSWTKTVLVSGFIISKDGNPECMRMNFGGASTSRNVAPTSPNGSLVTVAFQVIYSKDIEMEFINIVNSIISTTVDRIKLAFNCHDP